In the genome of Myroides phaeus, one region contains:
- a CDS encoding alpha/beta hydrolase family protein: protein MANKIIGDYKAVLDLGEMQLDLIAHISAELTVTLDLPTQGAMGLEATNVVCEGDSLSFSVAAMGLSFAGALEGEKLVGVIKQMEQEMPVVFEPTEIKLPGNPALVSTDEELQALANQESGVYKYKVEDYFQRPKSSAFQLSPNGKYLSYREKDEKNKRHVYVKEIETGNVLRVIEEGEELVRAYGWINDERLVYIMDQGGDENYHIYAVNVDGENNMDLTPFDKVQAGIVNMLKEQKDYIIISMNLDNPQVFEPYKMNINTGEYVKLFTNDDPANPIAGYDFDKDGNLRGYSKMYNGVQSQYFFKVDGAEEFELFQTINWSDTFSVMAFNYASDNKDEAYVLTNLDSDKQRIVLYDFKTRQVVKEVYANPEFDASIIGLSRKRNWEIDYLGYEGEKVIIEPVSETFKKIYADLESHFGAYEYSIVAKTDKEDRYLIIVQSDKLYGTYYNYDTATSAVSPLYDLMPQLKEEDMAEMRPISFISRDGVKLHGYITLPKAALDGQKVPLIVNPHGGPQGIRDSWGFNPETQLFASRGYATLQVNFRISGGYGKEFFKSGFKQIGRKVMDDVEDGVHYVIAQGWVDADKIAIYGASHGGYATLMGLIKTPDLYRCGVDYVGVSSIFTFFESFPEYWKPYKEMVKEIWYDLDNPEEREIAKEVSPVYQLDKITKPLFVVQGANDPRVKIAESDQIVEALRNKGFDVPYMVKYDEGHGFSKEENSISFYKCMMGFVSEHLK from the coding sequence ATGGCAAACAAGATAATAGGAGATTACAAAGCAGTATTAGACTTGGGAGAAATGCAATTAGACTTAATTGCTCATATTTCTGCTGAATTAACGGTTACATTAGACTTGCCAACACAAGGGGCAATGGGGTTAGAGGCTACAAATGTAGTTTGTGAAGGAGACAGCCTATCGTTTAGCGTTGCCGCAATGGGACTTTCATTTGCTGGTGCGTTGGAAGGTGAGAAGTTAGTGGGCGTTATCAAGCAAATGGAACAAGAAATGCCTGTTGTGTTTGAACCTACGGAGATTAAACTACCGGGTAATCCTGCGTTGGTTTCTACGGATGAGGAGTTGCAAGCATTGGCTAATCAGGAGAGTGGGGTTTATAAATACAAAGTGGAAGATTACTTTCAGCGACCTAAATCGTCTGCTTTTCAGTTGTCGCCAAATGGTAAATACTTGTCGTATCGCGAGAAAGACGAGAAGAATAAACGCCACGTTTACGTGAAGGAGATTGAAACAGGTAACGTACTTCGCGTAATTGAAGAAGGAGAGGAGTTGGTACGTGCATATGGATGGATTAACGATGAGCGCTTGGTGTATATTATGGACCAAGGTGGAGATGAGAATTACCACATTTATGCGGTGAATGTAGACGGAGAGAATAATATGGATTTAACGCCGTTTGACAAGGTGCAAGCGGGGATTGTCAATATGCTGAAAGAGCAAAAAGACTACATCATCATTTCGATGAACTTAGATAATCCGCAGGTGTTTGAGCCGTATAAGATGAATATCAACACAGGGGAGTATGTGAAGTTGTTTACCAATGACGACCCTGCTAATCCGATTGCGGGTTATGATTTTGACAAAGACGGTAACTTAAGAGGCTACTCTAAAATGTACAACGGTGTACAATCGCAGTATTTCTTTAAGGTTGACGGAGCAGAGGAGTTTGAATTGTTTCAAACCATCAACTGGTCTGATACGTTCTCGGTTATGGCGTTCAACTATGCTTCTGACAACAAAGATGAGGCGTATGTATTGACAAACTTAGATTCTGACAAACAACGCATTGTATTGTACGACTTTAAAACTCGCCAAGTGGTCAAAGAGGTATATGCTAATCCTGAGTTTGACGCTTCTATCATTGGCTTGTCGCGCAAACGCAATTGGGAGATTGACTATTTGGGATATGAAGGAGAAAAGGTAATCATAGAACCAGTAAGTGAGACTTTTAAAAAGATATATGCCGATTTGGAAAGCCATTTCGGAGCGTATGAGTACTCTATTGTTGCTAAAACAGATAAAGAAGACCGTTATTTAATCATTGTTCAAAGTGATAAATTGTACGGAACGTATTATAATTACGATACAGCTACAAGTGCGGTGTCGCCTTTGTATGATTTGATGCCACAGTTAAAAGAGGAGGATATGGCAGAGATGCGTCCTATTTCGTTTATCAGTAGAGATGGGGTTAAATTACACGGGTATATCACTTTGCCAAAAGCGGCGTTAGACGGACAAAAAGTACCGTTGATTGTGAACCCACACGGCGGACCACAAGGAATTAGAGATAGTTGGGGCTTTAATCCAGAAACGCAGTTGTTTGCCAGTAGAGGATATGCAACTTTACAAGTAAACTTCCGTATTTCTGGAGGGTACGGAAAAGAGTTCTTTAAGTCTGGTTTCAAGCAAATCGGGCGTAAAGTGATGGATGATGTAGAAGATGGGGTACACTATGTAATTGCACAAGGATGGGTAGATGCGGATAAGATTGCTATTTACGGAGCAAGCCACGGTGGATATGCTACGTTGATGGGATTGATTAAAACCCCTGATTTATACCGTTGTGGAGTTGATTATGTGGGGGTGTCGAGCATCTTTACGTTCTTTGAGTCGTTCCCTGAATATTGGAAACCGTATAAAGAGATGGTGAAGGAGATATGGTATGACCTTGACAATCCAGAGGAACGTGAAATAGCAAAAGAGGTTTCTCCTGTTTACCAGTTAGACAAGATTACAAAACCGCTGTTTGTTGTACAAGGTGCTAATGACCCAAGGGTTAAGATTGCCGAGTCTGACCAGATTGTTGAAGCGTTAAGAAATAAAGGGTTTGACGTTCCTTATATGGTGAAATACGACGAGGGACACGGGTTTTCAAAAGAAGAAAACAGTATCTCTTTTTACAAATGTATGATGGGGTTTGTATCAGAACACTTGAAATAA
- a CDS encoding N-acetyltransferase — MIRPYHINDCQQVIDIWLTASIKAHNFIPANYWKSKVPAMRDVYIPSSNTLVYEENGKIVGFISLVDSYLAAIFVLPTTQGKGIGKQLIAWAKENYSSLQLSVYVDNVNAVAFYKKQGFVVLETRLDEETNKEEFVMQYN, encoded by the coding sequence ATGATTAGACCTTATCATATAAACGACTGCCAACAAGTAATTGATATTTGGCTTACTGCTTCTATTAAAGCGCACAACTTTATTCCTGCAAATTATTGGAAGTCAAAAGTACCTGCTATGAGGGATGTTTACATACCATCAAGCAATACATTGGTTTACGAAGAAAATGGTAAAATAGTGGGATTTATCTCTTTGGTGGATAGTTACCTTGCGGCTATTTTTGTTCTACCTACTACACAGGGAAAAGGCATTGGAAAACAACTAATCGCGTGGGCAAAAGAGAACTATTCTTCTTTGCAACTTAGTGTTTATGTGGATAATGTTAACGCAGTGGCATTCTACAAAAAGCAAGGGTTTGTAGTTCTTGAAACGCGCCTTGATGAAGAAACAAACAAAGAAGAGTTTGTTATGCAGTATAATTAA
- a CDS encoding THUMP domain-containing protein → MVAKTFFGFEDVLVKELQLLGAVDVKPGTRMVSFKGDKGFMYKANLGLRTALKILKPISSFAVYNEENLYRGVQTIDWSEYISAHQSFVIDATVFSDNFNNSQFVALKAKDAIVDQFRNKLGKRPNIDKDFPDLRINIHLQQDMCTVSLDSSGASLHHRGYKTATNIAPINEVLAAGMLLMSGWDGRTDFIDPMCGSGTILTEAAMIACNIPANINRKEFAFERWNDWDADLFDKIQESLLKRVREFHYTIKGYDKAPSAVLKAIDNVRNANLEEYIQIETANFFDSSKETEGPLHMVFNPPYGERLDIDLERFYREIGDTLKQGYPGTEAWFITGNVEALKFVGLRPSRKIKLFNGKLEARFVKYELYAGSKKGKYITDNQ, encoded by the coding sequence ATGGTTGCTAAGACATTCTTTGGTTTTGAAGATGTATTAGTAAAAGAATTGCAATTATTAGGTGCAGTAGATGTGAAACCGGGAACGCGTATGGTTAGTTTTAAAGGAGATAAGGGCTTTATGTATAAAGCAAACTTAGGCCTTAGAACAGCTTTGAAGATACTTAAACCTATTTCAAGCTTTGCAGTTTATAATGAGGAAAACTTATATAGAGGTGTTCAAACTATTGATTGGTCAGAGTATATTTCTGCTCATCAATCGTTCGTAATTGACGCTACGGTGTTTTCTGACAACTTCAACAACTCACAATTCGTTGCTTTAAAAGCGAAGGATGCTATTGTTGACCAGTTCAGAAACAAATTGGGAAAACGTCCTAATATCGACAAAGACTTCCCTGATTTAAGAATTAATATCCACTTACAACAAGATATGTGTACGGTATCTCTTGACTCGTCTGGGGCTTCATTACACCACCGTGGGTATAAAACAGCTACGAATATTGCGCCGATTAATGAGGTGTTAGCAGCTGGAATGTTGTTAATGTCAGGTTGGGATGGTAGAACAGATTTTATCGACCCAATGTGTGGTTCGGGTACAATCTTGACAGAAGCAGCTATGATTGCTTGTAATATTCCTGCTAATATCAACAGAAAAGAGTTTGCTTTTGAGCGTTGGAACGATTGGGATGCTGACTTATTTGACAAAATACAGGAATCGCTATTAAAAAGAGTACGCGAGTTTCATTATACAATTAAAGGGTATGACAAAGCGCCGTCTGCTGTATTAAAAGCAATTGACAACGTGAGAAATGCTAACTTAGAGGAGTATATTCAGATTGAAACGGCTAACTTCTTTGACTCAAGTAAGGAAACAGAAGGACCACTACATATGGTGTTTAACCCACCGTATGGAGAGCGTTTGGACATTGACTTAGAGCGTTTTTACAGAGAAATTGGAGATACGTTAAAACAAGGATATCCGGGTACTGAAGCTTGGTTTATTACGGGTAACGTAGAAGCGTTGAAATTTGTTGGATTAAGACCATCGAGAAAGATTAAACTTTTCAACGGTAAGTTAGAGGCTCGTTTTGTAAAATACGAGTTGTATGCTGGAAGTAAAAAAGGAAAATATATAACAGATAATCAATAG
- a CDS encoding class I SAM-dependent DNA methyltransferase, with protein sequence MSKENKAWYVSWFDTPYYHTLYKDRDYAEAQMLIDNLSHYLNLEEDAKILDLACGKGRHSVYLNKLGYDVTGVDLSGNSIESAKEFESDTLHFHVHDMREPLTQKYDAILNLFTSFGYFQDPADNARTLDAIHQSLSEYGLAVIDFMNVDKVIANLVPSEVKTVDGIDFHITRKYEDGFIIKNIVFDADGEHHDYTEKVKALRLEDFEEMMNEKEIYLLDVFGDYKLRKFYKNESDRLIMIFK encoded by the coding sequence ATGTCAAAAGAGAACAAAGCTTGGTATGTATCGTGGTTTGATACCCCTTATTACCATACTTTATACAAAGATAGGGATTACGCAGAAGCACAAATGTTAATTGATAACTTAAGTCACTACTTAAATTTAGAGGAAGACGCTAAGATTTTAGATTTAGCTTGTGGTAAAGGAAGACATTCTGTTTACTTAAACAAATTGGGATACGACGTAACGGGAGTTGACTTATCTGGCAATAGTATCGAAAGTGCTAAAGAATTTGAAAGTGATACACTTCATTTTCACGTACACGATATGAGAGAACCGTTAACGCAGAAATACGACGCTATATTAAACTTATTTACAAGTTTTGGGTATTTTCAAGATCCAGCAGATAATGCTCGTACGTTAGATGCTATTCACCAAAGTTTGTCTGAATACGGATTAGCAGTTATCGACTTTATGAATGTTGATAAAGTAATTGCTAACCTTGTTCCTTCTGAAGTGAAAACAGTAGATGGAATTGATTTCCATATTACGCGTAAATACGAAGATGGGTTTATCATTAAAAACATTGTATTTGACGCAGACGGTGAACACCACGACTATACTGAAAAAGTAAAAGCATTGCGATTAGAGGATTTTGAAGAAATGATGAATGAAAAAGAAATTTATCTATTAGATGTGTTTGGTGATTACAAACTAAGAAAATTCTATAAAAACGAATCAGATCGATTAATCATGATTTTCAAATAA
- a CDS encoding ZIP family metal transporter, with amino-acid sequence MVYIIPLVSVIIGYLIAVILEPKNKKNLKLLMAFSGSFLLTLTVTHLLPDVYQYNHVTPLVEQAADAHGHNHASGNIGFFIMIGIVFQIVLEYFSKGVEHGHVHVHDKFDKIPWLLFISLCIHALFEGMPVSQHEELAWGIGIHHLPIAVILTAFFINAHMSKKSVLFFMLVFSVMTPLGTLISGNVDFLSHYYAEISAIVVGILFHISSTIIFESNEEHSFNINKLIAIIIGVIAAYFI; translated from the coding sequence ATGGTTTATATCATTCCTTTAGTTTCAGTAATAATAGGGTATCTAATAGCAGTGATATTAGAACCTAAGAACAAAAAAAACTTAAAGCTATTAATGGCTTTTAGTGGATCATTCTTATTAACATTAACCGTTACACACCTTTTACCAGATGTGTATCAGTACAATCACGTTACCCCATTAGTAGAACAAGCTGCTGATGCTCACGGTCATAACCACGCATCAGGAAACATCGGGTTCTTCATTATGATAGGGATTGTGTTTCAGATTGTCTTAGAATATTTTTCTAAAGGTGTAGAACACGGACACGTTCACGTACACGACAAATTTGATAAAATTCCGTGGTTGTTGTTTATTAGTTTGTGTATCCACGCGTTATTTGAGGGAATGCCAGTCAGTCAGCACGAGGAGCTTGCGTGGGGAATTGGGATACACCATTTGCCTATTGCAGTGATTCTAACCGCATTTTTTATCAATGCGCATATGAGTAAAAAATCAGTGTTATTTTTTATGCTTGTGTTTTCAGTAATGACACCTTTGGGTACTTTGATTTCTGGTAATGTAGACTTTTTAAGTCATTACTACGCCGAGATATCAGCCATTGTGGTAGGTATTTTATTCCACATTTCGTCTACTATCATTTTTGAAAGTAACGAAGAACACTCGTTTAATATCAATAAGCTTATCGCTATTATCATTGGGGTGATAGCCGCTTATTTTATATAA
- a CDS encoding pyridoxal phosphate-dependent aminotransferase produces MPKISKKGHLMPESPIRKLVPFAETAKRKGNHVYHLNIGQPDIKTPELALQAVKNATIDVLEYSHSAGFESYRKKLAKYYQTIDPTVEFTDIIVTTGGSEALLFALGSTMDPGDEVIIPEPFYANYNGFSASNGVNIVPVMSSIDNGFALPAISEFEKLITPKTKAILICNPGNPTGYLYSEEEMNQLAELVVKHDLFLIADEVYREFAYDGYKHVSVLSIPALANNAIVIDSVSKRYSMCGARIGCIVSKNKELMTAVMKFAQARLSPPTYEQIAAEAALDTPQSYFDEVITEYKERRDVFIAELQKIEGIQVTVPHGSFYCVAKFPIKNAEDFAKWLLEEYDYNGATVMIAPAEGFYSTPGVGLDEARMAYVLKKDDLIQSAKILNEALKVYKTIEK; encoded by the coding sequence ATGCCAAAGATCTCAAAAAAAGGGCACTTGATGCCAGAGTCTCCTATTAGAAAATTGGTTCCTTTTGCTGAAACGGCAAAAAGAAAAGGAAACCACGTTTACCACTTGAACATTGGACAACCAGATATAAAAACGCCAGAACTTGCACTTCAGGCGGTTAAAAATGCTACGATTGACGTTTTAGAATACAGCCACTCTGCTGGTTTTGAAAGTTATAGAAAAAAATTAGCTAAATACTACCAAACAATTGACCCTACGGTTGAATTCACAGATATTATTGTAACTACAGGAGGTTCTGAAGCTTTATTATTTGCTTTAGGAAGTACAATGGACCCAGGAGATGAAGTAATTATTCCTGAACCATTCTACGCTAACTACAACGGATTTTCTGCTTCTAATGGTGTAAATATCGTTCCTGTTATGTCGTCAATCGACAACGGGTTTGCTCTTCCGGCAATCTCTGAATTTGAGAAATTAATCACACCAAAAACAAAAGCAATCTTAATCTGTAATCCAGGTAACCCAACAGGTTATTTATACTCTGAAGAAGAGATGAATCAGTTGGCAGAATTAGTGGTGAAACACGATTTATTCTTAATTGCTGACGAGGTTTACCGCGAGTTTGCTTATGACGGATACAAACACGTTTCTGTATTGAGCATCCCTGCTTTGGCAAACAACGCTATTGTAATTGACTCTGTTTCTAAACGATACAGTATGTGTGGTGCTCGTATTGGATGTATTGTTTCTAAAAACAAAGAATTGATGACTGCGGTTATGAAGTTTGCTCAAGCGCGTCTTTCTCCTCCTACATACGAACAAATTGCTGCTGAGGCTGCTTTAGATACTCCACAATCTTACTTTGACGAGGTTATTACAGAATACAAAGAAAGAAGAGATGTATTTATTGCTGAACTTCAAAAAATTGAGGGAATCCAAGTAACTGTTCCTCACGGATCTTTTTACTGTGTGGCTAAATTCCCAATTAAAAACGCAGAGGACTTTGCTAAATGGTTATTGGAAGAATACGACTACAACGGAGCTACAGTAATGATTGCGCCTGCAGAAGGATTCTACTCTACGCCAGGTGTTGGTCTTGATGAAGCACGTATGGCTTATGTGTTGAAAAAAGACGATTTAATTCAGTCTGCTAAAATCTTAAATGAAGCTTTAAAAGTGTACAAAACTATCGAAAAATAG
- the ccsA gene encoding cytochrome c biogenesis protein CcsA produces the protein MDKKIISFFSSTRLMAVLFIVFAVALAIGTFIEDRYNTTTARILIYNTKWFEAIMLVFLINFIGNIKKYRLFTKEKWATFMLHAAFILILIGAFITRYISFEGMMPIREGETADSIFSDKTFLTVMADGEYEGETRRRTFEKPILFSAVTDNSFTMKKDFNGIPFEIEYKDFIMGAEEVVEEDANGKLFLKLVESGDGDRHEHYLEEGQVANIHNVLFSFNSPTDGAINITKEGDNYFMETPFGGTFMVMATQAQNDVFAGTKEPLNFRSLYSLAGTQFVLPEMPIKGKKVLKSDGDFKSRTSTDALVLTVKSQGKEEEVTLMGKAGRMGEPQAFQLGDLEFTMMFGSKVYTTPFKIKLNKFIADKYPGTERSYSAFESQVSVIDGNDSFDARIYMNNILDHKGYRFFQAEFDRDEKGTILSVNHDFWGTWITYIGYTFLYIGLLAILFDKNTRFSDLKRKLNKVREKKASMLTMLLLFFSIGSFAQHNHEAPTKPSAAVIDSIITANAIKPEHAAKFGELVVQDYGGRMKPINTFSSELMRKIYQKETYNGLNADQVFLSMTQFTVAQQMQGAPNFWYYVPIIKLPRGNDKMTEILGLPKNEKYATFVDFFDDNANYKLADYVDEANHSAIKNKFQTDFLDMDGKIALLNSAFMTRMLTVFPIPGHENSKWVSPLELNEAGLKGMDSTFAKSILPRMYIPALFEAKESGNYDKADEYLSNLKTFQQAYGKTIIPSESKIKFEILYNKYDIFKTLYSYYMLAAVLMFVFIVSEILKSRKINRTMIKVGSWFTVLLFVIHTIGLGVRWYVSGHAPWSDAYESVIYVGWATALFGLYFGRKSELTIASTAFVAGMILWGAHLNYMDPAISNLQPVLNSYWLIIHVAVIVGSYGPFTLGMILGVVSLILMILTNEKNKKRMDLNIKELTYINEMALTVGLVLLTIGNFLGGQWANESWGRYWGWDPKETWALISIMVYAFVIHARLVPAMRGTWLYNLFSVVAYYSIMMTYFGVNFYLSGLHSYASGDKVITPAAVWYSAAFITVLGVLSFFKYKKHLKK, from the coding sequence ATGGATAAAAAAATTATTTCTTTTTTCTCTTCGACAAGGTTAATGGCGGTTCTTTTCATTGTTTTTGCTGTTGCTTTGGCGATAGGTACTTTCATTGAAGACCGTTACAATACCACCACAGCTCGAATACTAATTTATAATACTAAATGGTTTGAAGCCATTATGTTAGTGTTCCTGATTAACTTTATCGGTAATATTAAAAAGTATAGATTGTTTACTAAAGAAAAGTGGGCAACATTTATGCTTCACGCGGCTTTCATTCTTATTTTGATCGGTGCGTTTATTACTCGTTATATCAGTTTTGAGGGTATGATGCCGATTCGCGAAGGTGAAACTGCTGATAGTATTTTTTCTGACAAAACGTTTTTAACGGTAATGGCAGATGGAGAATATGAAGGAGAGACAAGAAGAAGAACATTTGAAAAACCAATTCTTTTTTCAGCTGTAACAGACAACAGTTTTACAATGAAAAAAGACTTTAATGGTATTCCTTTCGAAATAGAGTATAAAGACTTTATTATGGGAGCTGAGGAAGTAGTGGAAGAAGATGCGAATGGTAAGCTATTCTTGAAATTAGTAGAATCAGGTGATGGAGATCGTCACGAACATTATTTAGAAGAAGGACAAGTTGCAAACATTCACAATGTATTGTTCTCTTTCAACTCACCTACAGATGGTGCAATTAACATTACTAAAGAGGGAGATAACTATTTTATGGAGACTCCTTTTGGCGGTACTTTTATGGTAATGGCAACACAAGCTCAAAATGACGTGTTTGCAGGAACTAAAGAACCGTTAAACTTCCGTTCTTTATATAGCTTAGCAGGTACGCAATTTGTATTGCCTGAAATGCCTATTAAAGGTAAAAAAGTATTGAAGTCTGACGGAGATTTCAAAAGTAGAACAAGTACTGACGCTCTTGTGCTAACTGTAAAATCTCAAGGAAAAGAGGAAGAAGTAACTCTTATGGGGAAAGCAGGTAGAATGGGAGAACCTCAAGCATTTCAATTGGGAGACTTAGAGTTTACAATGATGTTTGGTAGTAAAGTATATACTACTCCTTTCAAAATTAAATTAAACAAATTTATTGCTGATAAATACCCTGGAACAGAAAGAAGCTATTCTGCTTTTGAAAGCCAGGTTTCTGTAATTGATGGTAATGATTCTTTTGATGCGAGAATTTATATGAATAATATTCTTGATCACAAAGGATACCGTTTCTTCCAAGCAGAGTTTGACCGTGATGAGAAAGGGACTATCCTTTCTGTAAACCACGATTTCTGGGGAACGTGGATTACGTATATCGGATATACGTTCTTATACATCGGGTTATTAGCAATCTTATTTGATAAAAACACAAGATTTAGCGATTTGAAACGTAAATTAAATAAAGTGAGAGAGAAAAAGGCTTCAATGCTTACTATGCTATTGTTGTTCTTTTCTATTGGTTCTTTCGCTCAACACAATCACGAAGCACCGACTAAACCATCTGCTGCTGTAATCGACTCGATTATTACAGCAAATGCGATTAAGCCGGAACACGCAGCTAAGTTTGGAGAGTTGGTCGTGCAAGATTACGGTGGACGTATGAAGCCTATCAACACATTCTCTTCTGAGTTAATGCGTAAAATTTACCAAAAGGAAACTTATAATGGATTGAATGCCGATCAGGTGTTTTTATCTATGACGCAGTTTACTGTGGCACAGCAAATGCAAGGTGCTCCTAACTTTTGGTATTATGTGCCTATCATCAAATTACCTCGTGGTAATGATAAAATGACAGAGATTTTAGGACTTCCAAAGAATGAGAAGTATGCTACGTTTGTTGATTTCTTTGATGATAACGCAAATTATAAGTTAGCTGATTATGTTGATGAAGCAAATCACAGTGCCATTAAGAATAAGTTTCAAACGGACTTCTTAGATATGGATGGGAAGATTGCTTTGTTAAACTCTGCATTTATGACGCGTATGTTAACGGTATTTCCAATACCTGGACACGAAAACAGCAAATGGGTTTCTCCGTTGGAGTTAAACGAAGCTGGATTGAAAGGAATGGATTCTACGTTTGCAAAGAGTATTTTACCTCGTATGTATATCCCTGCTTTGTTTGAAGCAAAAGAATCGGGTAATTACGACAAGGCAGATGAGTACTTGAGTAACCTGAAAACTTTCCAACAGGCATACGGTAAAACAATTATCCCTTCAGAAAGTAAGATTAAGTTTGAGATTTTATATAATAAGTATGATATTTTTAAAACATTGTATAGCTACTATATGTTAGCAGCTGTTTTAATGTTTGTTTTTATCGTTTCAGAAATATTAAAATCGCGTAAAATCAACAGAACTATGATTAAAGTAGGAAGTTGGTTTACTGTTCTACTATTTGTTATTCACACCATTGGTTTAGGAGTACGTTGGTACGTTTCTGGACACGCACCTTGGAGTGATGCTTATGAGTCTGTTATTTACGTTGGTTGGGCTACAGCTTTATTCGGATTGTACTTTGGACGTAAGTCTGAATTGACAATTGCTTCTACAGCATTCGTAGCGGGTATGATTTTATGGGGAGCACACCTTAATTATATGGACCCTGCTATTTCTAACTTACAACCTGTTTTAAACTCATACTGGTTAATCATTCACGTGGCGGTTATCGTAGGTAGTTACGGGCCATTTACTTTGGGAATGATATTAGGGGTAGTTTCGTTAATCTTGATGATTCTTACCAATGAGAAGAACAAGAAGCGAATGGATCTTAATATTAAAGAGTTGACTTATATTAATGAGATGGCACTTACGGTAGGACTTGTATTGTTAACTATTGGTAACTTCTTAGGAGGACAATGGGCTAACGAGAGTTGGGGACGTTACTGGGGATGGGATCCAAAAGAAACTTGGGCATTGATTAGTATTATGGTTTATGCTTTTGTGATTCACGCTCGTTTAGTTCCAGCAATGAGAGGTACTTGGCTATATAACTTATTCAGTGTTGTAGCGTACTACTCAATTATGATGACTTATTTTGGAGTTAACTTCTATTTAAGTGGATTACACTCATACGCATCAGGAGATAAGGTAATTACTCCCGCTGCCGTTTGGTATTCAGCAGCGTTTATTACGGTGTTGGGAGTGTTGTCTTTCTTTAAGTACAAGAAGCACTTGAAAAAATAA